The DNA window gtaattagtttttttattagtattcgaaaaccccttccgacatcccaaaacattcaatgtgacgtccaaaaattttcatttcacaAACTAAACGCAGCCTAATAATTCGGACGGCAGTTGACTTGAGAGAGGGAACATGTTGTTGCTTTTTTAGGAGGACTCGGTACGAGATGAGATGAGACGACAGATGACGAGGTGACGAAGGGACAGACACGCACCTGCGAGGGTGTCGAGCAGCGTGGTCTTGCCGCCGCCGGAGGGGCCCATGATGGCCAGCACCTCCCCGGGCCGCGCGTGCCCGCTGATCCCGTCCAGGATCCTCACGTCCGGCGccccgcgccggccgccggccaCTGTCACGCGCACGTCCTCCCACGTCAGGAATGCCCTGGGGTCGCCGCCAGCGCCGGCCTCTGCCGCCGACGATGGCACCACCACCGCCTGCAGCTCGCACCCCGATCGTCCGGGGACGACGCCGCAGGCTCTGTCGTCGCTGGCCGTGCCTCGGTGACGCCCGCGGCCGCCCCATGCGAAGACGCCGCTCGCGAGCGACGACCACCAGCTGGTGCCCGTGCCGCCGCCCCAGCGCCATAGCGGCCGCCACGGGCTCGGCGTCGGCGTCGACCGCGGCAACGGCGACGGCGTGCCCGCCATGGCTACCGATCGAGCTGCAGGTCGCGTGTCCTTCCCACGCACGGCTCACCGCCCAGTCCACCAGAACACCACTGGAGGCCTTTGGCCTAGCGCGCTCCAATTTATAGGCAAGACGTACTGGTACTGGAGGAGGAGAAGACGAAGAGGCGACACGTAGCAGAGGAGCGAGATGTTGCTGTCCCGTGTTCCATTCTATTTGGCCGGGCGTGTATGGGAATGAAATGGAAAACGAGCAAGAAAGAAAAAACGACGGACAGACATAGGGTGATGGGAGTCAAGGGAGGTTGTTGTTAGCTACGGTCAGAGAGCAGTACATGCATTAAACCTGTCCGAGTGCTTCATTCATTCATTCTCGAGTCTTGACCATGCTTGCATTGCATCGACTTGCAAAGATGCACATGGTAcaggatgcatgcatgcatggcagcAGTCCTTGCTCTGCTGGCCACTCCGACAAGGCGGCCACTATACGTACTCTCCCAGGTCCACTGCAGAGAGCATCCGGCGGGTAGGTTGCATTTTCACCGTGCCGTGGATTATATGAGAAAACGACTGCGCTACAAATCGGTCAGAGAAGGCATTATATATTAGGTTTAGGTATAGATAATATATTCCGGGAACCTAcaaatggttgtcaaatcggttgaCGATGACAACTCGCTTTTGTTGTTTGCTAAATATCTGAAATGGTGTACCCGATCACAAAAAAATATTTGAAACGGTAGCGTAACACCAAAAGTGATCTAGATGGTTCACGAATTTCCCACGTATCTATGGCCTCGTTTGGCACGATTCCTTTTTATTTCTTCGTGAGCAGTTTTTTTAGTAAACCTAAAGTTATTTTAGAGACatgtttggcaaaacagctctGCATACACATATCCTTAAAACATGTTCTCACATAATCTCATATAGGGTCCACAAGTATAAGGTGAAGCTACTAGTCAGAGATATGGACCCAGAGTAACTCACCGCCTATATATCAGCCTAATACAAACAAGATGGGTCGAATACGACAAAGATGAGGCCCACCAGAACCGGGGTATGTCGTTGGGCGTGTGGTGGACAAGAAACCTACGAGGAAGATTTGGATGCCAACTCCTACAGAGATACGATAGATTATTTGTTATACTTTTCATATAACCAACTAGGATCTTCTAACcctatcccccccccccccccgactttATAAGGCTAGGTAGGGACCCTAGATCGGTACGTCGCAAGCTACAATCAGCACCCCTATAAACTTGAGCATACGAGATAAGCGATCCTCCTCAAACTGAATGTAGGGTACAACgtacctaaaccagtataaaccctcgtGTCATCGTGTGCTACCCATCTGATTCCCTGTGTGTGATACGCTGATCCGTTTTGCCGGAGCTAATACATCTGATCtactacaaaaaaaaaattggaggcGGGCGAAATGGGTTAACCGAGATGGGCATCACAACCGCCTCAGTTAAAAGGTCTCGGTAAATCGATCTTTCCTGAGGTTGTTCAAATgctcgcctcggtaaatcaaataAAAGAACAAAAAATGAAAACCAATCCACGGGCCCATCGAGCCCATCCACGCACTCCGAGCCCGCTGCCACAGCGTCCGCACCCGCCGCCGGGAGAGGCCTCCCTGTGTGCGCTGCCGCTAGATCTGGCCGGCGTGTGCCGCCGCAGGGTGAGGCCATGCCACGCGTGCTGCCTCTGGATCATGTCCCCATGCATGTGCGGCCGCCGGCTAAGGCCTCCCTACGCGTAAGCCTGCCAGATCTAGCCTCCCTTGCGCCTCCTGGATCTCACGCCATGGCCACAGATGAGTGAGGCGATGGAGGCGGAAGAGAGATTGCTGTCCTAGATCTACCGCCGCCGCGGAGGAGCCTGAGGGGAGCCGAGGCTAGCACGGGGAATCGCCGGATGCCGCTGGGAGCGGATGGGAGAGAGGTTAGGTCGCCGCTGCCGGGATGCCTTCGCCCGTACGTGCGTGCAGCGCTAGTGGAGAGACCGACACTAGTGGAGAGAAAGAGTGAGAGTGAGGAATGAAACCTGAAACCCTAAGGACTGTATTTATATGTGAGATCAACAATTGGGCCTCTTGGGCCTTGGGCCTATTTTCACAGACAGGCCTCTTAGGAGGTCTGCCTGCGAAAATCGTCTCCATTTTCGAAGGCGGACATGTTCCGTAAATCAATTTTAGGAGGCGGTCAAAATCTAATTGTCTGCGTAAATAATATGTCCGCCTCCGTAAATTCATTTTGCGGAACGGGCAATTGTGATGACTTCTAAATAAAATGATCGCCTCCGAAATTCTCTGGTATTTTAGAAGACGGTTCCATTTTGTGACCGCCTACATTAATGTTTGGGCAGTGTCTCGTAAAACAATTTTTGTAGTAGCGTTAATTAGTTAATTATTGTACAACAATCTAGTTTTTTATTTGTGGGGGTACTGTTCTCCAATTGATGTCATTCTTTTATTAAGTTTGCAGATGTGCTGATGAGGATGGTTATAAGACCGAGCACTGAGTATATCAATAGCGTAAAATCTTTAGTTCAAGCCGCCAAGGCTGATGTGAAAGTTGGACCAGGAGCAGGTGTGTGTCATAAAAAGTGACCCTGACATCATGAAGAGGGTGAGCTCTGAAGAATACATCGACGTGGCATGACGAATGGCGAACTTAATTTAGAACTTTGTAGCGGTTTGGTCAAGTATCGAGCTATATCCATGAGCCATGACTGAACTTTGTAGCGCTGTGGTCAAGTACCGAGTTATTCATGAGTCAAAACTGAGCTTTCTAGTGGTGTTTTTTTTTGTCTGTTTCTTTCGGTTTTCAAACCTAGACGCGCCAGTTGTAGCGGATCCATAGGTTGGGGATGGAAATAATGACTTTTGCTCCAACGCCAAATCTGCGGTTTCCTTGTGCATAGGTGTTCCGATTCTCACATCAGGGCACAGCGTTAGAAACCATAGATAGTTTATATGTCCATTAATTTATATAGACATTCCACATAAAAACAATGTTCCCAATCGACAGTTTCTATAGAATAATAATCTTTTATCCAATCACATGTTTTTTCACTCTCATCTACCTATCATATCTTTTCATGTCTTGGTTTCCATGTAGACATGATTTTTATTAAGAAACCATTTCTTTCTCTCTTCTTTAATTGCAGCGCCACATCATCTTTTTGTTTAGATGACATCGTAATTAATGAACATAGAAATCATGTAGTTTCTTGGTTGAAAGTGCCTTGACAAACGATTTCTTTCTGTCTCCtccttagggcagtcccaatgataaaaactagtagtttctataacataggataccgtacCAAAAAAATagtgctttccaacccatggtttctataacATCATTCATACAAAGAGTAAATTAAATGCAGCACCAAAAACAGATAGATCAATTGTGACAACTATTTTTACAGCCCACATGTGTTCCGTCGACAACACACAATGACAAAGAAACAAAATTGGTCGATAGCTGTCAGCAAAACAACACAGCCGGCAAACATAGATCATATTTCTGCATTCCATCACTTTCCAGAACCAAATATCACCATACAGCGACCCATAATTCAGTCTCGAAAACCATACATTAATTAATTATAGCAATCCGGAGATAAAGATAACATGTAACATACATAGTTCGTACGGAAGTACTGAA is part of the Miscanthus floridulus cultivar M001 chromosome 9, ASM1932011v1, whole genome shotgun sequence genome and encodes:
- the LOC136482803 gene encoding uncharacterized protein, translated to MAGTPSPLPRSTPTPSPWRPLWRWGGGTGTSWWSSLASGVFAWGGRGRHRGTASDDRACGVVPGRSGCELQAVVVPSSAAEAGAGGDPRAFLTWEDVRVTVAGGRRGAPDVRILDGISGHARPGEVLAIMGPSGGGKTTLLDTLAGRLGPGMNKTGLILINGGQEKLAYGTSVTTSIVHPPASSTPLTGLGFATTPPSYSLLSSRPCVGRHASALCAGGLFLAR